A portion of the Nitratidesulfovibrio termitidis HI1 genome contains these proteins:
- a CDS encoding methyl-accepting chemotaxis protein encodes MMQGLRIRTLIFLLALVPLICLGGFAWLGSVGTGSITPGAIWLAGGITVGCAVMLAVALAVLLHAKVVKPLGEITWRLDRLKTGDHSVCFACDGGDELVEMRIALDGLIGQLRRNLSFAQGVLKGIDTPFVVVDPKEVLTYTNSNLLHILEHDGQPESFYGQNVAQFFYGDATRRTVLRDCIENGAIARREVDLTGRKGGKRRIFINASPLYDIEGKLMGALCIYQDLTDLRAREAELEATNKRIADAAHESEGISGEVARTSATLAGQMRNAGSLTDRQANRIGETAAAMDEMNSAVLAVARNASDAARQATDARAKAEAGAGVVEKAMAAIDEVSTMAARLKADLGTLGTRAEGIGRVMEVISDIADQTNLLALNAAIEAARAGDAGRGFAVVADEVRKLAEKTMNATREVGEAIRAIQEGTRDSVAGMEAAVHAVERSRGLSAESGAALAEIVTLVVATNDQVHAIATAAEQQSSTSEHISSSVAEVRDISGKVTSEVEQAGRAVSALADMAGQLRGIIHNMTA; translated from the coding sequence ATGATGCAAGGGTTGCGCATCCGGACACTTATCTTCCTGCTCGCACTCGTTCCCCTGATCTGTCTGGGCGGTTTCGCCTGGCTCGGTTCCGTCGGAACCGGCTCCATCACCCCCGGCGCCATCTGGCTGGCCGGGGGCATCACCGTGGGGTGCGCGGTGATGCTGGCCGTTGCCCTGGCCGTGTTGCTGCACGCCAAGGTGGTCAAACCGCTGGGCGAGATCACCTGGCGGCTCGACCGCCTGAAGACCGGTGATCATTCCGTCTGTTTCGCCTGCGACGGCGGCGATGAACTGGTGGAGATGCGCATCGCCCTTGATGGGCTTATCGGCCAGTTGCGCAGAAACCTTTCATTTGCCCAGGGCGTGCTGAAGGGTATCGATACCCCCTTCGTGGTGGTGGACCCCAAGGAGGTGCTTACCTACACCAACTCCAACCTGCTGCATATCCTGGAACACGACGGCCAGCCGGAAAGCTTCTACGGCCAGAACGTGGCCCAGTTCTTCTACGGCGACGCCACCCGCCGCACCGTGCTGCGCGACTGTATCGAAAACGGCGCCATCGCCCGGCGCGAGGTGGATCTGACCGGGCGCAAGGGCGGCAAGCGGCGCATCTTCATCAATGCCTCGCCCCTGTACGACATAGAGGGCAAGCTGATGGGCGCGCTGTGCATCTATCAGGACCTTACAGACCTGCGCGCCCGCGAGGCCGAACTGGAAGCCACCAACAAGCGCATTGCCGATGCTGCCCATGAGTCGGAAGGAATATCCGGCGAGGTGGCCCGCACCTCGGCCACCCTGGCCGGGCAGATGCGCAACGCGGGCAGCCTGACCGACAGGCAGGCCAACCGCATAGGCGAGACGGCAGCCGCCATGGACGAAATGAACAGCGCGGTGCTGGCGGTGGCGCGCAACGCCTCCGACGCCGCCCGTCAGGCCACCGATGCCCGCGCCAAGGCGGAAGCCGGGGCGGGCGTGGTGGAAAAGGCCATGGCCGCCATCGACGAAGTGAGCACCATGGCCGCCCGGCTGAAGGCCGACCTTGGCACGCTGGGCACCCGGGCCGAAGGCATCGGCAGGGTCATGGAGGTCATCAGCGACATTGCCGACCAGACCAACCTGCTGGCCCTGAACGCTGCCATCGAGGCGGCGCGTGCCGGTGACGCCGGGCGCGGCTTTGCCGTGGTGGCCGACGAGGTGCGCAAGCTGGCGGAAAAGACCATGAACGCCACCCGCGAGGTGGGAGAGGCCATCCGGGCCATTCAGGAAGGCACCCGCGATTCGGTGGCCGGCATGGAGGCGGCGGTGCACGCCGTGGAACGCTCGCGTGGGCTGTCCGCCGAGTCGGGCGCGGCCCTGGCGGAAATCGTCACCCTTGTCGTGGCCACCAACGATCAGGTGCACGCCATCGCCACGGCGGCGGAGCAGCAATCGTCCACCAGCGAACACATCAGCAGTTCCGTGGCCGAGGTGCGCGACATTTCGGGCAAGGTCACCTCCGAGGTGGAGCAGGCCGGTCGGGCGGTAAGCGCGCTGGCCGACATGGCCGGGCAGTTGCGGGGGATCATTCACAACATGACCGCGTAG